One segment of Leptidea sinapis chromosome 33, ilLepSina1.1, whole genome shotgun sequence DNA contains the following:
- the LOC126974699 gene encoding putative leucine-rich repeat-containing protein DDB_G0290503 isoform X2, with product MSRCDYDIIFYRVFCVTLLGIALIFTVILTNVFINIDGLLSRTETSKDDTVIHDTANMRWREKLSDVNVRKNEMQYDDGEDDETHRNKRSIMEQLDEEEMSKADVKPVSTDNASVYEEKERAKEKEKDKEKDIEAKDKQEDKDKNYMLHLAMHNILLQGIIGHMDLRDVYKKTHLLMKVFYGGKNYDAKSQTEHTSKENLRDTGEVTENPCNVEGNFLNELLNCQTLEHDIQKGLKNYSNVDKKTNMYTVGNGHDNTKNGTKKQQEPTLYIKTIIEINDSKNIAKENDSNSRDIRGLIKLIYNGKSVKFDRIDDIQSANDQINRIEEVTIKDEHQSEAVTQTNVINTTKEQWSSDTLVKSMMEALIKQKPYIHDHNLDASKGKRLKREANGFHKNHNEIKIKPPHKKSKQDDDELFIEIETHFDGKGTKGEKKKKIVRNLIDKIQKAIRSDLLHGNKKIEKYLNIAKRHQDPIESKRANIIDHLKFTLGNIQHRQVNPISKTSYIQHILDKNGNSWRRKDLMPAFLSIAKSVNSAELSKVLTDFDNVGENGIPERFQNPMNVKYRDEINVQSAENSSIFLKDIDGTGFSIGINQYEGEPPDKDSLQLFNGLESLIREFHKRYDSNYNNDTVIQTDSSSENELFTNREQKSLNNFHGIFRRSVDNKSNLYRNFLEKLLYPFYTQNTQVEKLLSKNKLYENCSNPSIINIISKPVRINDLSIAFNNNIFNEIRPLKNSKSMSISRRKKRSLKIKKISNMNSKMKMSKYMNTKTIPKKLLYINNKRHKRNVNKIKIIARERQEQDEKLSSDNKFLIDGGKHFSKNTNSNQDEPGPLESLLLDNTHNSQVNPVEEDLPFGYPDTPFLSNTYEKNKYYEPHLMEKYPHIIFGEMSPSNEYTNEESETQQPNRMQEKFNQRIQPKHSVPSENVQFKFNDNTGIADIIGALVPKSKFKLSVKLSPKNISDMNTGFKEIHTSVNKSYNRNGVHYITVLNVSQISKIENINKTSSNSNSNLAKLPINEALATNLQEREDKMKILLHLHKKRIDNQLNILQKEKNVLETISDNDNNMYQNLKLLNHDTIEYNESSIDNLLRDIEKRFATTTTKHIKNPTDKIEHTTEMLQIIKFNRRTAQETTEKNVLVETIIQNNNVTKEILQKINLNTGLLQKFLEKLSTSLVVKAKEAETERYREILQDDWKNFAPNRKLFQKSEFQNSTHDIPFVYGYQNKAYNAIANVNNAPISQNPSENMIENNLVSKFNKSKFFIDDLEKPEISATIKVNATHDYKLNIDK from the exons ATGTCTCGTTGCGACTATGACATTATATTCTATAGAGTTTTTTGCGTTACGCTTCTCGGAATCGCGTTAATATTTACCGTTATACTAACTAAtgtgtttattaatattgatgGACTGTTATCAAGAACTG AAACATCGAAAGATGATACGGTCATACATGATACAGCCAATATGCGTTGGCGAGAAAAACTCAGTGATGTGAATGTTCGTAAAAATGAAATGCAATACGATGATGGTGAAGATGATGAAACACACAGGAATAAGAGATCAATTATGG AACAATTGGACGAGGAAGAAATGTCTAAAGCAGATGTAAAACCCGTTAGTACCGATAACGCGAGTGTTTATGAAGAAAAAGAGAGAGCCAAGGAAAAAGAGAAGGACAAAGAAAAGGATATAGAAGCTAAAGATAAACAAgaagataaagataaaaattatatgctGCACCTAGCtatgcataatatattattacaaggTATTATCGGGCACATGGATTTGAGAgatgtttataaaaaaacacatttgttAATGAAGGTTTTTTATGGCGGAAAAAATTACGATG CAAAATCGCAAACCGAACATACATCAAAAGAAAATCTTCGTGACACCGGTGAAGTAACAGAAAATCCATGCAACGTAGAGGGGAATTTTTTGAATGAACTCCTCAATTGTCAAACATTAGAACATGATATTCAGAAAGGTCTCAAAAATTATAGTAATGTAGATAAGAAAACCAATATGTATACAGTTGGTAACGGACACGACAACACTAAAAATGGAACGAAAAAGCAACAAG AACCAACattatacataaaaacaatCATAGAAATAAATGACAGCAAGAACATTGCTAAGGAAAATGATTC GAACTCAAGAGACATCAGAGGACTTATAAAATTGATATATAATGGTAAATCTGTTAAGTTTGACCGAATTGATGATATACAATCAGCAAACGATCAAATTAATCGCATTGAAGAAGTAACAATAAAAGATGAACATCAATCAGAAGCTGTAACACAAACCAATGTGATTAATACTACTAAAGAACAATGGAGTTCTGATACATTGGTAAAAAGTATGATGGAAGCATTAATTAAGCAGAAACCGTATATACATGATCATAATCTGGACGCCTCTAAGGGAAAACGTCTAAAACGAGAAGCAAATGGTTTTCACAAGAACCATAACGAGATAAAAATTAAGCCACCACATAAAAAATCTAAACAAGACGATGatgaattatttatagaaatagaaacacaTTTTGATGGCAAAGGTACGAAaggtgaaaagaaaaaaaagatagTACGCAATCTAATAGATAAAATCCAAAAAGCTATACGTAGTGATTTATTGCATGGAAATAAAAAGATAGAAAAGTACTTAAATATCGCAAAAAGACATCAAGATCCCATTGAAAGTAAGCGCGCTAATATAATAGACCATTTAAAATTTACTCTAGGTAATATACAGCACAGACAAGTTAATCCGATTAGTAAAACTTCATACATACAACATATTTTAGATAAGAATGGCAATAGTTGGAGGCGTAAAGATTTGATGCCAGCCTTTTTATCCATCGCGAAATCAGTTAATTCTGCCGAATTGAGTAAAGTCCTGACTGACTTCGATAACGTGGGTGAAAATGGAATTCCAGAGCGTTTCCAAAATCCAATGAATGTAAAATACAGAGATGAAATTAATGTGCAGAGTGCAGAAAATTCCTCAATTTTCTTAAAAGATATCGATGGAACCGGTTTTTCTATTGGAATTAATCAATATGAAGGTGAACCTCCGGATAAAGACAGCTTGCAACTGTTCAATGGCTTAGAAAGTTTAATTCGAGAATTTCATAAAAGATACGATAGTAATTACAACAATGATACTGTAATTCAAACAGATTCAAGTAGTGAGAATGAGCTATTCACTAATAGGGAACAGAAAAGTCTTAATAACTTTCATGGAATTTTTAGGCGTTCCGTAGATAATAAATCAAACCTATATCGAAACTTTCTTGAAAAACTGCTTTATCCATTTTATACACAGAATACACaagttgaaaaattattatcCAAAAATAAGCTTTACGAAAATTGTTCTAACCCAAgtattatcaatataatatctaagCCTGTAAGGATTAACGATTTATCCATTGcctttaacaataatattttcaatgaaataaggcctcttaaaaattcaaaatctaTGAGTATATCTAGACGCAAAAAACGATCGctgaaaatcaaaaaaatatcaaatatgaattcaaaaatgaaaatGAGTAAATATATGAATACCAAAACTATCCCTAAGAagcttttatatataaataataaacgacATAAAagaaatgtcaataaaataaaaatcatcgcAAGAGAGAGGCAGGAACAAGATGAGAAATTGAGTAGTgataacaaatttttaattgatGGAGGAAAACACTTCTcgaaaaatactaattctaaTCAAGACGAACCTGGACCTCTAGAATCTTTACTTTTAGATAATACACACAATAGCCAAGTGAATCCAGTGGAAGAAGATTTACCTTTTGGCTATCCCGATACGCCTTTTTTAAGTAATacatatgaaaaaaacaaatattacgaACCTCATCTTATGGAAAAATATCCACATATCATATTTGGAGAAATGTCACCATCGAATGAATATACTAACGAGGAATCAGAAACACAGCAGCCAAACAGAATGCAAGAGAAATTTAATCAACGAATTCAACCGAAACATTCAGTTCCATCTGAAAATGTTCAATTTAAGTTTAATGATAATACCGGAATCGCAGACATTATAGGTGCTCTAGTGCCCAAATCGAAGTTCAAATTGTCAGTTAAATTATCACCGAAAAATATAAGTGACATGAATACGGGGTTTAAAGAAATACACACCAGTGTTAACAAGAGCTACAATAGAAATGGAGTGCATTATATAACAGTTCTCAATGTATCACAAATttctaaaatagaaaatataaataaaacatcgagcaattcaaattcaaacttaGCTAAGCTACCAATAAATGAAGCTCTGGCTACTAATTTACAAGAAAGAGAAGACAAAATGAAGATTTTGCTACATTTACACAAGAAACGAATCGATAATCAACTAAATAtcttacaaaaagaaaaaaatgttttagaaaCCATTAGTGATAATGACAATAATATGTATCAGAATTTGAAATTACTTAATCACGATACTATAGAATATAATGAAAGCAGTATAGACAACCTTTTGAGAGATATTGAGAAACGTTTTGCAACAACCAcaacaaaacatattaaaaatccTACCGACAAAATAGAACATACAACTGAAatgttacaaattataaaatttaatagaagAACAGCTCAAGAAACAACTGAGAAAAACGTACTCGTTGAAACTATAATACAAAACAACAACGTAACAAaagaaattttacaaaaaatcaatttaaatactgGCCTACTTcagaaatttcttgaaaaattatcaactaGCTTGGTGGTTAAAGCAAAAGAGGCAGAAACTGAGAGATATAGAGAGATATTACAAGATGACTGGAAAAATTTCGCACCAAATCGAAAGTTATTTCAGAAGTCAGAATTTCAAAACAGTACTCATGATATACCGTTTGTCTACGGCTACCAAAATAAGGCTTACAATGCAATAGCCAATGTAAACAATGCACCAATAAGTCAAAATCCATCAGAAAATATGATTGAAAACAATTTAGTTtcgaaatttaataaaagtaaattttttattgatgaTTTAGAAAAGCCTGAGATATCTGCTACAATAAAAGTAAATGCTACTCatgattataaattaaatatagatAAGTAG